One Cervus canadensis isolate Bull #8, Minnesota chromosome 12, ASM1932006v1, whole genome shotgun sequence DNA window includes the following coding sequences:
- the PENK gene encoding proenkephalin-A: MARFLGLCTWLLALGPGLLATVRAECSQDCATCSYRLARPTDLNPLACTLECEGKLPSLKTWETCKELLQLTKLELPPDATSALSKQEESHLLAKKYGGFMKRYGGFMKKMDELYPLEAEEEANGGEVLGKRYGGFMKKDAEEDDGLGNSSDLLKELLGAGDQRDGSLHQEGSDAEDVSKRYGGFMRGLKRSPHLEDETKELQKRYGGFMRRVGRPEWWMDYQKRYGGFLKRFAEPLPSEEEGESYSKEVPEMEKRYGGFMRF, encoded by the exons ATGGCGCGGTTCCTGGGACTCTGCACTTGGCTGCTGGCGCTCGGCCCCGGGCTCCTGGCGACCGTGCGGGCAGAATGCAGCCAGGACTGCGCCACGTGCAGCTACCGCTTGGCGCGCCCGACCGACCTCAACCCGCTG GCTTGCACTCTGGAATGTGAGGGAAAACTGCCTTCTCTCAAGACCTGGGAAACCTGCAAGGAGCTTCTGCAGCTGACCAAACTAGAGCTTCCTCCGGATGCCACCAGCGCCCTCAGCAAACAGGAGGAGAGCCACCTGCTTGCCAAGAAGTATGGGGGCTTCATGAAGCGGTATGGGGGCTTCATGAAGAAAATGGATGAGCTGTACCCCCTGGAAGCGGAGGAAGAGGCAAATGGAGGTGAGGTCCTTGGCAAGAGATACGGGGGCTTCATGAAGAAGGATGCAGAGGAAGATGACGGCCTGGGCAACTCCTCTGACCTGCTCAAGGAGCTGCTGGGAGCCGGGGACCAGAGAGACGGGAGCCTCCACCAGGAGGGCAGTGATGCTGAAGATGTGAGCAAGAGATACGGGGGCTTCATGAGAGGCTTAAAGAGAAGCCCCCACCTGGAAGATGAAACCAAAGAGCTGCAGAAGCGATATGGGGGTTTCATGAGAAGAGTGGGTCGTCCGGAGTGGTGGATGGACTACCAGAAAAGGTACGGTGGCTTCCTCAAGCGCTTCGCTGAGCCCCTGCCCTCCGAGGAAGAAGGCGAAAGTTACTCCAAGGAAGTTcctgaaatggaaaaaagatacgGAGGATTTATGAGATTTTAA